One window from the genome of Oryza glaberrima chromosome 3, OglaRS2, whole genome shotgun sequence encodes:
- the LOC127768374 gene encoding serine/threonine-protein kinase STY13-like gives MASSTSDIPEGREKLKRSGSLGSSDTAYVRADKIDLTSLDIQLEKQLTKTWGKANLKAQGPKEDWEIDLAKLEIRYVIAQGTYGTVYRGTYDGQDVAVKLLDWGEDGFATEAETAALRTSFKQEVAVWHKLSHPNVTKFVGASMGTTDLKIPTNNSNAGARTNLPARACCVVVEYLAGGTLKQYLIKNSRRKLAYKVVVQLALDLARGLSYLHSRKIVHRDVKTENMLLDTQRNLKIADFGVARVEAQNPKDMTGATGTLGYMAPEVLDGKPYNRKCDVYSFGICLWEIYCCDMPYPDLSFADVSSAVVHQNLRPDVPRCCPSAFANIMRKCWDANPDKRPDMDEVVQLLEALDTSKGGGMIPDGQSSGCLCFTKARGP, from the exons ATGGCGTCGAGTACCAGCGACATCCCCGAGGGGAGGGAGAAGCTGAAGAGGTCAGGGAGTCTGGGGAGCAGCGACACGGCGTACGTGCGCGCTGACAAGATCGATCTCACCAGCCTAGATATCCAGCTCGAGAAGCAGCTTACCAAGACCTGGGGCAAGGCCAATCTCAAGGCGCAGGGCCCCAAGGAGGACTGGGAGATCGACCTTGCTAAGCTCGAGATCCGGTACGTCATTGCTCAGGGGACCTACGGCACCGTGTATCGCGGCACATATGATGGCCAAGATGTTGCAG TGAAGCTGTTGGATTGGGGAGAAGATGGTTTTGCCACAGAAGCTGAAACTGCTGCTTTGCGGACATCATTTAAGCAGGAGGTTGCAGTTTGGCATAAGCTCAGCCATCCTAATGTTACAAAG TTTGTTGGAGCCTCAATGGGGACTACAGATCTTAAGATTCCAACCAACAATTCCAATGCTGGTGCACGCACCAACTTGCCTGCCAGAGCATGTTGTGTTGTGGTTGAATATCTAGCTGGAGGAACTTTGAAGCAGTATCTGATAAAGAACAGTCGACGGAAGCTTGCATATAAAGTTGTAGTTCAGCTTGCATTGGATTTGGCCAGAGG ATTGAGCTATCTCCACTCTAGAAAGATTGTACATCGTGATGTCAAAACTGAAAACATGCTCCTTGATACACAGAGAAACCTTAAAATTGCTGATTTTGGTGTTGCTCGGGTCGAGGCTCAGAATCCAAAGGATATGACTGGTGCGACAGGCACTCTTGGTTATATGGCCCCAGAG GTTCTTGATGGTAAACCGTACAACAGGAAATGTGATGTTTATAGTTTTGGAATTTGCTTATGGGAAATCTATTGTTGTGACATGCCATACCCAGACCTAAGTTTTGCCGATGTCTCATCTGCTGTTGTCCATCAG AACCTGCGCCCAGACGTTCCTAGATGCTGTCCAAGTGCATTCGCAAATATCATGCGGAAATGCTGGGATGCAAATCCTGATAAGCGTCCTGATATGGATGAGGTGGTGCAGCTTCTAGAGGCTCTTGACACAAGCAAAGGTGGTGGCATGATACCAGATGGTCAGTCATCTGGTTGCTTGTGCTTCACAAAGGCTCGTGGTCCATAG
- the LOC127768106 gene encoding putative F-box/LRR-repeat protein 9, which produces MADRTTRSTPPPQWAELPTDCLVHVFRRLDLDELASAAPLVCRGWRRAAADPSLWRALDLRRDHLARFMPWGALAGALARLHGVHRFTLAGFLRLCVARAAGTVADLALPPLLSSSELDHVAAECPALRRLALPELPPADDARLPSLLPRWRRLTHLELDSKPSSFPAVAAALALHCPDLAVLRVTSGSVKPEDAAAMAAASPLRGRLRSLCLDRCYLPRQELLAILAGCGGAAPLREFTARFCVGFDDKDEEVLARGAAIERFDIGGSRLLDEPDGDATNGDDYCDSSYVDVI; this is translated from the coding sequence ATGGCGGACCGGACGAcgcgctcgacgccgccgccgcagtggGCGGAGCTGCCGACGGACTGCCTCGTGCACGTGTTCCGGCGGCTGGACCTTGACGAGCTGgcgtccgccgcgccgctggtGTGCCGCGGGtggcgccgcgcggccgcggaCCCGTCGCTGTGGCGGGCGCTCGACCTGCGCCGCGACCACCTCGCCCGCTTCATGCCGTGGGGCGCGCTGGCGGGCGCCCTTGCGCGCCTCCACGGCGTCCACCGCTTCACCCTCGCCGGCTTCCTCAGGCTCtgcgtcgcccgcgccgccggcaccgtcgccgacctcgcccTCCCGCCGCTACTCTCCTCGTCGGAGCTCGACCACGTCGCCGCCGAGTGCCCGGCGCTGCGGCGGCTCGCACTGCCCGAGCTCCCCCCCGCCGACGACGCGCGCCTCCCGTCGCTCCTcccgcggtggcgccgcctcaCCCACCTGGAGCTCGACTCCAAGCCGTCCTCCttcccggccgtcgccgcggcgctcgcgcTGCACTGCCCCGACCTCGCCGTCCTCAGGGTCACCTCCGGCTCCGTCAAGCCCGAGGacgccgcggccatggcggcggcgtcgccgctgcGTGGCCGCCTCCGGTCGCTGTGCCTGGACCGCTGCTACCTCCCCAGGCAGGAGCTGctcgccatcctcgccggctgcggcggcgcggcgccgctccGCGAGTTCACGGCGAGGTTCTGCGTCGGCTTCGACGACAAGGACGAGGAGGTGCTCGCGCGAGGCGCCGCCATCGAGCGCTTCGACATCGGAGGGTCCAGATTGCTCGACGagcccgacggcgacgcgaccaACGGTGATGATTACTGCGACTCCTCCTACGTCGATGTCAtctga